In Euphorbia lathyris chromosome 9, ddEupLath1.1, whole genome shotgun sequence, the following are encoded in one genomic region:
- the LOC136207211 gene encoding probable pectinesterase/pectinesterase inhibitor 20, whose product MISHLLSSLITIYFLLIFPSSFAISLPIFNTPDFLCNSTPYPYFCKSNLPFNKPGTIKDYAKISMSQSFSNARNFHSLIQHYLNLPSTSFESTIRALEDCKFLAELNIDFISQALNATAIENDIDSDGVNDLLTLISATLTNHETCVEGLRSVGSGILNELLTPIGNGSKFYRNSLALFSDGWVPKGLRGRILKQVNLPFLENVKVRRTVVVNQDGSGQYPTISDAVNAAANNTVSSDGYYVIYVTAGVYNEYVSIPKYKKYVMIIGDGMDRTVITGNRSVVDGWTTFNSATFVVVGQGFVAVNITFQNTAGAIKHQAVALRSGADQSAFFSCRFEGYQDTLYTHSLRQFYRDCEVYGTIDYIFGNAAVVLQNCKIYSRKPLSGQFNTVTAQGRTDPNQNTGISIQNCSILAAEDLESTKSYLGRPWKEYSRVVVMQSFIDSLIDPTGWALWNGDFALSTLYYAEFDNRGGGSETSGRVTWPGFHVINATDAVAFTVSNFTQGDFWLPATKVPYVGGLM is encoded by the exons ATGATTTCTCACTTATTATCTTCCTTAATCACAATTTATTTCCTTCTAATTTTCCCCTCTTCCTTTGCAATTTCATTACCAATTTTTAACACACCAGATTTTCTTTGCAATTCCACACCTTATCCATACTTTTGTAAATCTAATTTACCTTTCAATAAGCCAGGCACAATCAAAGATTATGCCAAGATTTCCATGAGCCAATCTTTCTCAAATGCAAGAAATTTCCACTCCCTAATTCAACATTATCTTAATCTCCCGTCTACGTCGTTCGAATCGACCATTCGGGCACTCGAAGATTGCAAGTTCTTAGCCGAATTGAACATCGACTTCATTTCGCAAGCACTCAACGCAACTGCAATTGAGAACGATATTGATAGTGATGGGGTTAATGATTTACTAACGTTGATTAGTGCTACGTTGACTAATCATGAAACGTGCGTCGAAGGGCTACGATCGGTGGGTTCGGGTATTTTGAATGAGCTTTTAACCCCTATTGGTAATGGGAGCAAGTTTTATAGAAATTCTCTTGCTCTTTTTAGCGACGGGTGGGTTCCGAAGGGACTTAGAGGGAGAATTTTGAAGCAGGTTAATTTGCCGTTTTTGGAAAATGTAAAGGTGAGGAGAACTGTTGTGGTGAATCAAGATGGAAGTGGGCAATATCCGACAATTAGCGACGCGGTTAATGCTGCGGCTAATAATACTGTTAGTAGCGACGGTTATTATGTGATTTATGTGACTGCTGGGGTTTATAATGAGTATGTTTCGATACCTAAGTACAAAAAATATGTGATGATCATCGGAGATGGGATGGATCGAACGGTGATTACTGGCAACCGGAGTGTCGTTGATGGGTGGACTACGTTTAACTCTGCAACATTTG TCGTTGTTGGGCAAGGTTTCGTCGCCGTAAACATAACATTTCAAAACACCGCCGGAGCAATCAAGCACCAAGCAGTAGCACTAAGAAGCGGCGCAGATCAATCAGCCTTTTTCAGTTGTAGATTCGAAGGCTACCAAGACACACTCTACACTCATTCTCTCCGGCAATTCTACCGCGACTGCGAAGTGTACGGAACAATCGATTACATATTCGGCAACGCCGCCGTCGTTCTACAAAACTGCAAGATCTACTCTAGAAAACCACTCTCCGGCCAATTCAACACCGTAACAGCTCAAGGAAGAACAGATCCAAATCAAAACACAGGcatttcaattcaaaattgcaGTATTCTAGCAGCAGAAGATCTAGAAAGCACAAAATCGTACCTCGGTCGGCCGTGGAAGGAGTATTCGAGAGTTGTTGTGATGCAATCGTTCATCGATAGTTTGATTGATCCGACGGGTTGGGCGTTGTGGAATGGAGATTTTGCGCTTTCTACACTTTATTATGCGGAATTTGATAACAGAGGAGGTGGATCGGAGACGAGTGGTAGAGTTACTTGGCCTGGTTTTCATGTGATTAATGCTACAGATGCGGTGGCTTTCACCGTGTCTAACTTTACTCAAGGGGATTTCTGGTTGCCGGCGACCAAAGTGCCTTATGTTGGTGGTTTGATGTGA
- the LOC136206688 gene encoding probable pectinesterase/pectinesterase inhibitor 21: MTYEEDNNAGRNKRLITIGVCSFLLVSMVICVTISLDTGEADNGSTGLSGKNHKSQTTDHISASAKAIKSMCQPTLYKDTCEKSLHQYAGTGNTTEPKELMKFAFMAAEEEILAAANISDTLKLLEKDERTVDALDCCKELMNMSFSELEHAIDKISHLDIGYMDELMEDLRVWISAAITYEETCLDGFKNTTTHAGEKMTKALKTAMEMSSNGLDIVAELSTVISTLQLSGISRRRILGQDSDMPEWLDAGSRRLLATPVSTIKADVVVAKDGSGDFKTIKKAMNKIPDHSNKTFVMYVKKGTYNEYLEFNHTMTKVLLIGDGFNETRITGNKSFTDGINAYHSPTVVIGGENFMAKNIGFENTAGASEHEAVALRVTADFAIFFNCSMEGYQHTLYAHAKRQFYRDCTISGTVDIVSGDAKAMFQNCTFLIRKPLQDQICVLTKQTRKVKREPTAIVIHNSTITAHPDLVPFKQHVNVFFGRPAKEYSRTVVMESFIDDVIHPQGWTTWMGSFGQKSCWFAEYNNYGPGAQQNERVKWEGVKTNIKREQATEFSSEKFLHPDSWIKPSGVTFNPDLILTT, from the exons ATGACATATGAAGAAGATAATAATGCAGGTAGGAATAAGCGACTAATAACAATCGGAGTTTGTTCTTTCCTCCTCGTATCCATGGTTATTTGCGTCACTATTAGTTTAGACACGGGGGAGGCCGACAATGGTTCGACCGGTTTAAGCGGAAAAAACCACAAAAGCCAAACCACAGATCATATCTCCGCGTCCGCCAAAGCCATAAAATCGATGTGCCAACCGACATTGTATAAAGACACTTGCGAGAAGTCCCTCCACCAGTACGCTGGGACTGGGAACACGACGGAACCCAAAGAGCTGATGAAATTCGCTTTCATGGCGGCCGAGGAGGAAATTTTGGCAGCGGCTAACATTTCCGACACCTTAAAACTTCTCGAGAAGGATGAGAGAACTGTCGACGCTCTAGATTGTTGTAAAGAATTGATGAACATGTCTTTTTCGGAACTCGAACACGCTATTGATAAGATTTCTCATCTCGATATCGGGTACATGGACGAATTGATGGAGGATTTAAGGGTTTGGATAAGTGCTGCGATTACCTACGAAGAAACTTGTCTCGATGGATTTAAGAATACAACGACCCACGCTGGGGAAAAGATGACGAAAGCGTTGAAGACCGCGATGGAAATGAGTAGCAACGGTCTTGACATTGTTGCGGAACTTTCTACCGTGATTTCAACGCTACAACTTTCGGGAATTAGTCGCCGACGGATTTTGGGTCAGGATTCTGATATGCCTGAGTGGCTTGATGCAGGATCGCGGAGACTTCTCGCGACGCCTGTTTCGACGATTAAGGCGGATGTTGTTGTCGCTAAAGATGGAAGCGGGGATTTTAAAACGATAAAAAAGGCGATGAATAAAATTCCCGATCATAGTAATAAGACATTTGTGATGTATGTCAAAAAAGGGACTTATAACGAATACCTTGAGTTCAATCACACCATGACCAAAGTGCTTCTCATCGGAGATGGTTTTAACGAGACTCGCATCACCGGAAATAagagctttaccgacggaattaATGCCTACCATTCACCAACAGTTG TTATCGGAGGAGAAAACTTCATGGCAAAGAACATCGGATTCGAAAACACCGCCGGAGCCAGTGAACACGAAGCCGTAGCCTTAAGAGTCACCGCCGATTTCGCAATCTTCTTCAATTGTTCAATGGAAGGATACCAACACACACTCTACGCACACGCGAAGCGTCAATTCTACCGCGACTGCACAATCTCCGGCACAGTAGACATCGTTTCCGGCGACGCAAAAGCGATGTTCCAAAACTGCACATTCCTAATCCGAAAGCCATTACAAGACCAGATCTGTGTGCTCACAAAACAAACTCGGAAAGTAAAGCGAGAACCGACGGCGATCGTGATCCATAACAGCACGATTACGGCTCATCCAGATCTGGTTCCGTTTAAGCAACATGTGAATGTGTTTTTCGGACGGCCGGCGAAGGAGTATTCGAGGACGGTGGTGATGGAATCGTTTATCGACGATGTGATTCATCCGCAAGGATGGACGACGTGGATGGGGAGTTTTGGGCAGAAGAGTTGTTGGTTTGCGGAGTATAATAATTACGGTCCCGGAGCGCAGCAGAATGAGAGAGTGAAATGGGAAGGAGTGAAGACGAATATAAAGAGAGAACAAGCGACGGAATTTTCGTCGGAAAAGTTTCTTCATCCGGATAGTTGGATCAAGCCGAGTGGAGTAACTTTTAACCCGGATTTGATCTTGACGacttaa
- the LOC136206219 gene encoding probable pectinesterase/pectinesterase inhibitor 20, translating into MSQSVSNARNFSSLIQHYLNLPSTSSESTIRALEDCKFLAELNIEFISQALNTVNSTEIDDDSDGINDLLTLISATLTNQETCVEGLRLTDSASGVLDELLTPIGNGSKFYSTSLALFCDGWVPKGIRGKILSQIDLPFLENITTRGIFVVNQDGNGDFTTISDAVNAAANNTVSSDGYYVIYVTTGIYNEYVSIPKYKKYLMMIGDGIDQTVITGNRSVVDGWTTFNSATFAVVAQGFVAINITFQNTAGAIKHQAVALRNGADLSAFYTCRFEGYQDTLYTHSLRQFYRDCEIYGTIDYIFGNAAVVLQNCQIYSRKPLSGQFIAVTAQGRTDPNQNTGTSIQNCSIVAAEDLGSTKSYLGRPWKEYSRVVVMQSFIDGLIDPAGWSVWSGDFALSTLYYAEFDNRGAGSETSGRVTWPGFHVITATDAVAFTVSNFTQGDFWLPATGVPYVGGLM; encoded by the exons ATGAGCCAATCCGTTTCAAATGCGAGAAATTTCTCGTCGCTAATTCAACACTATCTTAATCTCCCATCTACGTCGTCCGAATCGACAATTCGAGCCCTCGAAGATTGCAAGTTCTTAGCCGAATTGAACATTGAGTTCATTTCACAAGCACTCAACACCGTGAATTCGACTGAAATTGACGATGATAGTGATGGAATTAATGATTTACTAACATTGATTAGTGCTACTTTGACTAATCAAGAAACGTGCGTCGAAGGGCTTCGATTGACGGATTCAGCTTCGGGTGTTTTGGATGAGCTTTTAACCCCTATTGGCAATGGGAGCAAGTTTTATAGTACTTCTCTTGCTCTTTTTTGCGACGGATGGGTTCCCAAGGGAATTAGAGGAAAGATTTTGTCGCAAATTGACTTGCCGTTTTTAGAAAATATAACGACGAGGGGAATTTTTGTGGTGAATCAAGACGGAAATGGGGATTTTACGACGATTAGTGATGCGGTTAATGCTGCGGCTAATAATACGGTTAGTAGCGACGGTTATTATGTGATTTATGTGACTACTGGGATTTATAATGAGTATGTTTCGATACCTAAGTACAAAAAGTATTTGATGATGATCGGAGATGGGATTGATCAAACAGTGATTACGGGCAACCGGAGTGTCGTGGATGGGTGGACTACGTTTAACTCTGCAACATTTG CCGTTGTTGCGCAAGGTTTCGTCGCCATAAACATAACATTTCAAAACACCGCCGGAGCAATCAAGCACCAAGCAGTAGCACTAAGAAACGGAGCAGATCTATCAGCATTCTACACCTGCAGATTCGAAGGATACCAAGACACACTCTACACTCATTCTCTCCGGCAATTCTACCGCGACTGTGAAATCTACGGAACAATCGATTACATATTCGGCAACGCCGCCGTGGTTCTCCAAAACTGCCAGATCTACTCCAGAAAACCACTCTCCGGCCAATTCATCGCCGTAACAGCACAAGGAAGAACAGATCCAAATCAAAACACCGGAACTTCAATTCAGAATTGCAGTATTGTAGCAGCAGAAGATCTCGGCAGCACAAAATCGTACCTCGGTCGGCCGTGGAAGGAGTATTCTAGAGTTGTTGTGATGCAATCGTTTATCGATGGTTTGATTGATCCGGCGGGCTGGTCGGTGTGGAGTGGAGATTTTGCGCTTTCTACACTTTATTATGCGGAGTTTGATAACAGAGGAGCTGGATCGGAGACGAGTGGTAGAGTTACTTGGCCTGGTTTTCATGTGATTACTGCTACAGATGCGGTGGCTTTCACTGTGTCTAACTTTACTCAAGGGGATTTCTGGTTGCCGGCGACGGGAGTTCCTTATGTTGGTGGTTTAATGTGA